A part of Salmo salar chromosome ssa18, Ssal_v3.1, whole genome shotgun sequence genomic DNA contains:
- the LOC106591393 gene encoding uncharacterized protein isoform X2 translates to MESYCDNDVVILREGCLRFRAEVIKDAGIDPWSCTTIASACMKTYRTHFLSTASIAIPSPDNYRRQFKSYSSGSIQWLEYFAQDKDIFIQHALNRGEKAFGPYHVDGYTQIDGVETVFEYNSCFFHGCKSCFEPQALCVLTQKTFGEMYLEFQDKLESLQATYGLKVNVMWEHEWTALKKSDPHVRAFLSSFDTPEPLEPRQALYGGRTNALTLRYVAQPDDTIGYVDFTSLYPHVMSSSCYPMGHLEIIHRDIDLPQNYFGLIKATVYPPRGLFIPVLPYKGPQGKLFFPLCRTCSENNNQEKPCDHSDQERALTAVWVPPEFTKALEKGYRVAKIFEVWNFSRKSDTLFKEYIKTLLRCKQMASGYPASVTDQESKDKYIQDYHDREGILLDPNRIEVNKTKRNVSKFYLNSLWGSFRRDAIC, encoded by the coding sequence ATGGAGTCATACTGTGACAACGACGTGGTTATCCTTCGCGAGGGGTGCCTCAGATTCAGAGCAGAGGTCATCAAAGATGCAGGCATTGACCCCTGGAGTTGTACAACTATTGCATCGGCATGCATGAAAACCTATCGTACACACTTTCTATCTACAGCATCTATAGCTATCCCCTCGCCTGACAACTACCGACGCCAATTCAAGTCATACTCTAGTGGCTCCATTCAGTGGTTGGAGTACTTTGCCCAGGATAAAGACATTTTTATTCAACATGCTTTGAATAGGGGTGAGAAGGCGTTTGGGCCTTATCATGTAGATGGATACACACAGATTGACGGTGTTGAGACCGTGTTTGAGTACAACAGTTGTTTCTTCCACGGGTGTAAATCTTGCTTTGAGCCACAGGCCTTGTGTGTCCTAACCCAAAAGACTTTTGGTGAAATGTACCTAGAGTTTCAAGACAAATTGGAATCTTTACAGGCTACTTATGGTTTGAAAGTGAATGTTATGTGGGAGCATGAGTGGACCGCACTCAAAAAGTCTGATCCTCATGTTCGAGCTTTCCTTTCCAGCTTTGACACACCCGAACCCTTGGAGCCACGACAGGCCCTGTATGGAGGCCGTACCAATGCTTTGACCTTACGGTATGTAGCGCAACCAGACGACACTATAGGTTATGTAGATTTTACATCTCTTTATCCTCATGTAATGAGTTCCTCATGCTATCCTATGGGGCATCTTGAAATTATTCACCGCGACATTGACTTACCCCAAAACTATTTTGGTCTGATCAAAGCAACTGTCTACCCACCTAGGGGTTTGTTTATACCAGTGTTGCCTTACAAGGGACCTCAAGGAAAACTTTTCTTTCCCCTATGTCGCACCTGCAGTGAAAACAACAACCAGGAAAAGCCTTGTGATCACTCAGATCAGGAAAGAGCCCTTACAGCTGTCTGGGTTCCACCTGAATTCACAAAGGCTCTAGAGAAGGGGTATCGTGTGGCCAAAATCTTTGAAGTGTGGAACTTTTCCAGGAAATCAGACACTCTTTTTAAAGAGTACATCAAGACCTTGTTGAGATGCAAGCAAATGGCTTCAGGCTATCCTGCATCGGTCACAGATCAAGAGAGCAAAGACAAGTACATTCAAGACTATCATGACAGAGAAGGCATACTTCTTGACCCCAACCGAATAGAGGTCAACAAGACCAAACGAAATGTGTCAAAATTTTACTTAAACTCGCTTTGGGGAAGCTTTCGCAGAGATGCAATATGCTAA
- the LOC106591393 gene encoding uncharacterized protein isoform X1, with the protein MNESLRSSTPEPAHTPPLTPMSEESVTQYDVFEELENCLINQEGDGLDRSVRVVYRNKFSNTEIRQFFNFTWMNQNLDYAFFYMMILDTLNELLERARDYGEPRDVLQLEICGDSMQNTVSLILPNGEADLEQFIALLERLVQSNLSVIADRSLELIVQIIRQPLGGGGQRRKLDSLMQSEIINNKRACLINVHNPGNKLCFAIGLAHLLNPGCTDLEALQKARELQNAVGLGIQDAVAFSDIVKFENFLNIKIVVLYHSRANASLLKFQNNSQPHPQIVYFYVQNDHYYAVTNIGAFLGAPYVCPACHTGYTRKGGHSCRYNCSVCLDENCPMQPLNLTPCADCHRTCRSAYCYEKHKIETWHPKACKSVSSCDINRKCPKCQCNYNLKIDSPKPHVCGIIHCPFCKGPLKSRDSEVVQEVPHECYIQPLAEDEHSEKYVF; encoded by the coding sequence ATGAACGAGAGCCTGAGATCTTCTACACCGGAACCCGCACACACCCCGCCATTAACTCCCATGTCAGAAGAGTCTGTAACGCAATATGATGTTTTTGAGGAATTGGAAAATTGTCTAATAAATCAGGAGGGAGATGGTCTTGATAGAAGTGTCAGGGTTGTGTACAGAAATAAATTCAGCAATACAGAGATTAGACAGTTTTTCAATTTCACATGGATGAATCAAAATCTCGATTATGCGTTTTTTTACATGATGATTTTGGATACTCTGAACGAACTGTTAGAAAGGGCAAGAGATTATGGCGAACCTCGTGATGTCTTACAGTTGGAAATTTGTGGAGATAGCATGCAAAACACTGTATCTCTTATTTTACCCAATGGTGAAGCAGATCTTGAACAATTTATAGCCCTGCTGGAACGACTTGTTCAATCAAATTTATCCGTCATAGCCGATAGGTCGCTAGAGCTTATAGTGCAAATAATACGGCAACCCCTGGGTGgtgggggtcagagaaggaaacttGATAGCCTAATGCAATCAGAAATCATAAACAATAAAAGGGCATGCCTCATAAACGTTCACAATCCTGGTAATAAGCTATGCTTTGCAATAGGCCTAGCACATTTACTTAACCCTGGATGTACGGATCTAGAGGCGTTACAAAAGGCTAGAGAGCTTCAAAATGCTGTCGGTCTGggcatacaggatgcagtggcaTTCTCTGACATAGTCAAATTTGAAAACTTTCTGAACATCAAGATTGTGGTTTTGTACCATAGTAGAGCTAATGCTTCTCTCTTGAAATTCCAAAACAACTCCCAACCTCATCCTCAGATTGTGTACTTTTATGTGCAAAACGACCATTACTATGCAGTTACCAACATCGGAGCGTTTCTAGGCGCACCGTATGTGTGTCCAGCCTGTCATACCGGCTACACCCGAAAGGGGGGGCACTCGTGCCGTTATAACTGTTCCGTATGTCTGGATGAAAATTGTCCGATGCAGCCCTTAAACCTGACACCCTGTGCCGATTGTCACAGGACATGCCGTTCGGCCTACTGTTACGAAAAACACAAAATTGAAACATGGCACCCCAAGGCCTGTAAATCTGTAAGCAGTTGTGATATTAACAGGAAATGCCCAAAATGTCAATGCAATTACAACCTTAAAATAGACAGCCCTAAACCTCATGTGTGTGGAATCATACATTGCCCATTCTGTAAAGGGCCTTTGAAAAGCAGAGACTCTGAAGTGGTTCAAGAAGTGCCACACGAGTGTTATATTCAACCCTTGGCTGAAGATGAACAttcagagaaatacgttttttag